DNA sequence from the Geminocystis sp. M7585_C2015_104 genome:
GTTTTATTGAATGGTGGCAGCCGGGATGTGAGCCTATGCTGCTTGTTATCGGTGATATTAACCTTTATTTAAACTAAATTTTGCCGATTTTATGGACAATAGAAGTAATGGTAATAAGGGGAACCATGGGTATAGGGATTGATGGCTTTGGCAAGATTGGCCGATTGGTGTGGAAGATGGGGTGGGAAAATCCCTATCTTGGACTTGTACAGATGAATAAAATAAAGGGAAAAGTAGTGAAGGGAATTTCTGAGGGGATAGGGATAAAACACGGGGCAATTGTCACTGTACACCATGTGACTAACACCCAGATGATAGTAGAGGCACCCCATAGATCCTGTTATTGTTTACAAACGCTAGTACTAAATGCTACAGGCTTTGCGGCGGCCATTTCCCTCATCCATCCGCAGTTGAAGGGGAAATTGAGTGGCATGGCTGTCAGGGGGCCTCTGTCAAATGCCCATCTCACCGACTGCGTCTTCTAGGCGGCAAGGGAAACCATCATAGCCCAGGTGAATGGGATGCTGAAAGAAGCCTCTGAGAAACCTCCTTTAAAGGGCATTTTAGGATATGAGGAACAATTGCTGGTGCCACTAGACTACAAAGACATGGTGAAACCGGTAAAAATAGCCCGGTGTTACTTCTATTGGAATTAGTAGAAAAAATTGTCAGTAAATTAGGGGGAATTATGGACAACAGTGTTAGAAATTATGCCATTGTTACCGCTGCCTACTGGGGTTTTACTATTACCGACGGGGCGTTGAGAATGCTGGTGTTGTTGCATTTCCACCTCCTCGGTTTTACCCCGGTGCAAATTGCCTTTCTGTTTCTGTTTTATGAGACTTTTGGCATTGTCACTAACTTTTTGGGGGGTTGGATAGGGGCTCAATTTGGCATTCGACTTACCCTTTACGGAGGTATTGGCTTACAAATTTTTGCCCTGGTAATGCTAGCCTTAGTGAATACCGACTGGCCAGTGGGATTTCAAGTGGTTTATGTGATGACATCCCAGGCCCTTTCCGGCATTGCCAAAGACTTAACCAAAATGAGCTCAAAAAGTGCCGTGCGGCTGGTGGTGCCCAAAGAGGCAGAGTCCAGACTGTTTCGTTGGGTAGCTATTCTCACCGGATCTAAAAATGCCCTCAAGGGATTAGGTTTTTTTGTTGGCGCTGCCCTACTACAATTTTTTGGCTTCCGTAACGCCCTATTCATCCAAGCTACAGTGTTATTCCTTATCCTTCTCACTGGCAAACTGCTGCCGGCTAACATGGGCAAAGTCAAGGCCAAAATCAAATTTCAACAGCTGTTTTCTAAGAGTAGGGCCATCAATATCCTCTCCGCCGC
Encoded proteins:
- the arsJ gene encoding organoarsenical effux MFS transporter ArsJ, whose product is MDNSVRNYAIVTAAYWGFTITDGALRMLVLLHFHLLGFTPVQIAFLFLFYETFGIVTNFLGGWIGAQFGIRLTLYGGIGLQIFALVMLALVNTDWPVGFQVVYVMTSQALSGIAKDLTKMSSKSAVRLVVPKEAESRLFRWVAILTGSKNALKGLGFFVGAALLQFFGFRNALFIQATVLFLILLTGKLLPANMGKVKAKIKFQQLFSKSRAINILSAARFFLFGARDVWFVVGLPLFFYEKLQWNFIQVGSYMACWVIGYGIVQSLSPTILRQNQPGNAPREKTIQIWTSILTIIPAAIAIALMAGLSGHIVITWGLIIFGIVFAFNSAVHSYLVLAYTEDDQVALNVGFYYMANSGGRLLGTVTSGIIYQTLDIQGCLWVSSLFVLTASLISLFLPPVKSQQAVKA